The stretch of DNA CGTTCACGCTCGCGGTCCGAGCCTTCGCGAACATGTTCGCCGGCCACCTGCTGATCGTGATGTTCTCCGTCGCCTCCTGGTACCTGCTCAGCCCGAGCATCGGTGCCCTGTACGGCTCGGTCTCCTTCGTGGTCGCCGCCGCGCTGACCGCCTTCGAGCTCCTGGTGCAGTTCCTGCAGGCCTACATCTTCGTGATGCTCGCCAGCAGCTACATCGCCGGTGCCCTCGAAGAGGCCCACTGAGCCCCGCAGCCTCCCGGCTGCAACCCCTCCAGTCTCCGGTGGCCAACACCCACCGGTTCTCCACCCCGTAAAGGATTAGCTGAGATGTCCGCTCTCGCTGAGGTCACCGGTTCCGTCGCGTCCATCGGCTACGGCCTTGCTGCGATCGGCCCCGGCATCGGTGTCGGTCTGATCTTCGGCAACGGTGTGCAGGCCATGGCCCGTCAGCCCGAGGCTGCCGGCCTGATCCGCTCCAACATGTTCATCGGCTTCGCGCTGACCGAGGCGCTCGCGCTCATCGGCATCGTGATGCCGTTCGTGTTCGGCAAGTAATTCCGAACCGGCACACCGACAGCCCTTTTCCACGAAAGGTTCAGATATGACCGGGTTCGCCCTTGCGGCGGAGGAGAAGATGAATCCTCTTCTCCCCGCGTGGCCCGAGATCATCATCGGCCTGCTCTGCTTCTTCATCGTCTTCGGGCTCCTCGGCAAGAAGCTCCTGCCCAGCATCGAGAAGGTGCTGTCGGAGCGCCGGGACGCCATCGAGGGCGGCATGGAGCGCGCTGAGACCGCTCAGGCCGAGGCCCAGGCCCTGCTTGAGCAGTACCGCGCGGAGCTGGCCGAGGCCCGTCACGAGGCCGCTCGGATCACCGAGCACGCCCGTGAGCAG from Kitasatospora sp. MMS16-BH015 encodes:
- a CDS encoding F0F1 ATP synthase subunit B — protein: MTGFALAAEEKMNPLLPAWPEIIIGLLCFFIVFGLLGKKLLPSIEKVLSERRDAIEGGMERAETAQAEAQALLEQYRAELAEARHEAARITEHAREQGAALIGEMREEGQRQREAIIAAGHAQIEADKKQATAALRQDVGSLASQLASRIVGESLEDSARQSGVIDRFLADLEAKATSSAAVAK
- the atpE gene encoding ATP synthase F0 subunit C, encoding MSALAEVTGSVASIGYGLAAIGPGIGVGLIFGNGVQAMARQPEAAGLIRSNMFIGFALTEALALIGIVMPFVFGK